The sequence below is a genomic window from Acetivibrio clariflavus DSM 19732.
TCTGAGTCCGGCAAGAAAATTATCCCGTGGAGGAACTACACCCATATTGGCCGCCACAGGTTCAAGGATGACAGCAGCAATTTCTCCCTTGTTTTCTGCAAAGAGTCGTCTCACACTCTCTATATCATTATAATCTGCAATCAGAGTATTTCTTGCAAATTCACCAGTTACACCAAGACTGTCGGGATGTGAAAGAGTCAAAGCCCCCGATCCCGCCTTAACTAGCATACTGTCGCAGTGTCCATGGTAGCAGCCATCAAATTTTATTATTTTACTTTTTTCAGTAAAGGCACGGGCAAGCCGTAAGGCACTCATGACAGCTTCTGTTCCGCTGTTTACCATCCTTATCATATCAATTCCCGGAACCATGGAAGTAATAAGCTCAGCCATTATTACTTCTTTCTCCGTCGGTGCGCCAAAGCTCAACCCGTAATCGACAGCCTTTTTGACGCTTTCTGCTATCTTTTTATTGTTATGTCCCAGAATCATGGGCCCCCATGAACAGACATAATCAATATATTCTCTATCCTCTACATCATAAATTTTGGAGCCGTTCGCTCTTTTTATAAAAACAGGTTCTCCTCCAACTGCCCTGTAAGATCTCACAGGACTATTCACCCCGCCCGGCATTACACTCCTGGCTCTGTCAATCAAACTGCTGCTCATCATCCGATATCTCCCTTCTCAATTGCTTTTGATAATTCCTTTGCATAGTACGTTATAAGCATGTCCGCACCTGCTCTGAACATACTGACGGCACTTTCGCACATAACAGCATATTCATTAACAAGGCCCAACTTGGCAGCGCTTTTTATCATTGCGTACTCACCGCTTACGCTGTATGCGCAAATGGGGTTTTGTGTTTTATCCTTAAGCTCTCTTATAATGTCAAGATAAGCCATGG
It includes:
- the hemL gene encoding glutamate-1-semialdehyde 2,1-aminomutase, translated to MMSSSLIDRARSVMPGGVNSPVRSYRAVGGEPVFIKRANGSKIYDVEDREYIDYVCSWGPMILGHNNKKIAESVKKAVDYGLSFGAPTEKEVIMAELITSMVPGIDMIRMVNSGTEAVMSALRLARAFTEKSKIIKFDGCYHGHCDSMLVKAGSGALTLSHPDSLGVTGEFARNTLIADYNDIESVRRLFAENKGEIAAVILEPVAANMGVVPPRDNFLAGLRALCDENGALLIFDEVITGFRLCPGGAQEYFDVRADIVTFGKIIGGGMPVGAYGGRKEIMELVSPLGGVYQAGTLSGNPIAMAAGIAQLTELKENKDIYLRIDRMAESLEKGFKRMAKELELTLTVNRVGSLLCVFFTKEAVTDFKTAKSSNTKLYAKFFKHMLDNGIHMAPAQFEAMFVSDAHTEEDIEKTLEKAEKSLREMKNGGDFA